The genomic window ACAAGGTGGAACATTCACAGCAGAAAATGGCTTGATTATAAACCCTTCAACAGGTGAAATAGATGTAGCGTCTAGTTCTTTAGGTAATTATACAGTAACCTACACAATTGCTGCAGATGAAACAAGCTGTACAGAAAGTGGTTCTAGCAGCTTCAATATTACAATTTTAGATGCTATAGAAGTTGTTATCATTGGAGAATGTAATGCTGAAAATTATACACTTACAGCTTCTCCAGTTGATGGTTCTTACAATCCAAATGAAGCAACTTACACATGGATGGATGCCAATGGAAATGTAACCAATCAAACTTCAGAGGTATTCAATGTAACAGATTATGCAGATCAAAACTCAGGATTTAGCGTACCAGCAACGTTTACAGTTCTTGTAGAGTTTGGTGGTTGTTCGGTAACGCAATCTTTTACAGCAGAGCGTTCTGCATGCCGAGATATTCCAAGAGGTATTTCACCAGATGGCAACGGAAAGAACGATACGTTTGATTTAACTGGCTTTGGTGTTACAGAAATCTATATGTACAACAGATACGGAACAGAAGTATATAGATATAAAGGTACTTACACCAACCAATGGCATGGACAGTCTAATAAAGGAGATGAACTTCCTGATGGCACATATTTCTATAGCATTAGAAAAGATGATGGCAGCACCATTACAGGTTGGGTATACATAAACAGAGCTCATTAATCAATAGTAAACATGAAAGATTTAATACCAATGAAAAAATTATATATCACTATAAGTATTGCTATTGCTTTTATCACAAGCTCTAAAGCGCAACAAGACCCTCAATACACGCAATACATGTACAACATGAATGTAGTAAACCCTGCATATGCTGGTTCTAAAGAAAATTTAGCTATAGGCTTGTTGTATCGTACCCAATGGATAAACATTAACGATGCTCCCAAAACAGGAACTCTATCAGTTCATAGTCCAATAGGCAAAAATGTAGGTTTAGGTTTATCTGTAATTTCAGATAAAATTGGACCTGTTGAAGAAAATAACATTTACGCAGATTTCTCTTATACCTTAAACTTGGGTGGAGAACACCGTTTGGCTTTTGGCCTAAAAGCAGGAGTAACACTACAAAACATAGGCTTTTTTAGCGATATAGGAAATGGTTTTGTTAACGACTCTAATGATGAAGCTTTTAGCGAAGACGTTAGCAATGCTAATCTTAATATTGGTTCAGGATTGTTTTATTACACAGACAATTACTATGTATCGTTTTCTATTCCTAATATGCTAAAAAATACGTTTTTAGACATTAGCAATAACGGACAACAATATACTTATGGCTCTGAAGTGCTGCATTATTTTTTATCAGCAGGTTATGTGTTTAATCTTTCAGAAAACACAAAGTTTAAACCTTCATTCTTAATGAAGTCTGCTTTTGAAGCACCAACTTCGCTGGATGTTTCAGCCAATTTTTTATTGTATAATAAATTTGAAATTGGTGCAACCTATCGTTTAGATGATTCTATAGGTGCCATGGCAAATTTTGCTGTATCACCAAGCATAAGAGTTGGCTATGCTTACGACCACATAACTTCAGAACTAAGTGGAGCAACGTCCTCTTCGCATGAAGTTATGCTTTTATTCGATTTAAATTTCCCAAAGAAAGTGTCTATATCACCTAGATTTTTCTAATATATAAATGAAAATTTCAAAAAAAATGAAAAACATTATTAGTTTATTTTGCCTACTGCTAATTACTTCCATTAGCTTAGGACAAAACAAAAAAACAGAAAAAGCCGATAAGCTTTATAATAGTTATCAATATGTAGATGCTATAGAAGAGTATTTAAAACTCTCAGGAGATAAGGGTATTAGCACATACATAAGCACACAATTGGCAGACAGCTATTATAATATTTATAATATAGAGGAAGCTGCTAAATGGTATAAAACTGCATTAGAAAAACAGCCAAGTGCGGAAACTTATTACAAATATGCACAGGTATTAAAATCTCAAGGTAAATACAAGTTAGCTAATAAGCAAATGGACGAATTTGCTAAACTATTACCTGATGACGAACGTGCAAAAAACTATCTAAAAAACCCTAATTACATTCCGCAATTAGTAGAAAAAGACAAACTGTTCAATATTGAAGAAACCTCTATCAACGATGATAAGCAGAGCGACTTTGGTGCTGTGCTCTCTAACGATAACATCTTATACTTTGTAAGTACAAGAAAGAGTTCAAAAAAACAGGACTTATGGACAAAACAATCTTACTTGGATATCTATAAATCTATAAGAAACGAAGACGGAACACTATCTACACCAGAGGAAGTTGCAGAGCTAAACACAATGTACCACGATGGCCCTCTAACAATAAGTAAAGACGGTAAAACCATGTATTTCTCTAGAGATGGGCACAGTATGGGTACTTACAAAAAAATTAAAAACAATAAAGTAAAACTAGCTCAACAAGGCATCTATAGAGCCACTTTAATTGATGGAAAATGGGAAAACATAACAGCACTTCCTATTAATAGCAATGACTATACGGTAAGTCATCCAAGCCTGAGTCCAGATGGTAAAACTTTATATTTTGCTTCTAACATGCCAGGTGGACAAGGAGATACAGACATTTGGAAAATTAGCATTGATGGCAGTAACTACGGTAAGCCTGTAAACCTAGGAGATAACGTTAATACTTCTGGTAAAGAAGGGTTTCCGTTTATTGCCGAAGATGACATTCTTTATTTTGCATCAAGCGGAAGACAAGGTTTTGGTGGTTTTGATATTTTTAAATGCGATTTAAAAAACAATACAAAAGCCGAAAATCTGGGAAACGGGATTAACACTAAAAGTGACGATTTTTCTTTTAGTGTTAATTCTCTAAATAAAATCGGCTACTTTTCTTCAAACAGATCTGGCTCAGACAATATCTATCTTGCTATTCCTATTTGTCAATTTGAAACCTTAATAACTGTAAAAGATAGAATTACTAATGCATTTGTAAAGAATGCTGAAATCACTATTTTAGATAGTCAAAATCGCGAAATAGCAACTCAAAAGTCTGATAAAAATGGAAAAACAGACTTTAATGTAAGCTGTGAGGACTCGTATAGTATTTCAGTATCAAAAAAAGGCTACAACGATATTATAATTCCTGTTGAAGAATCAGAAGGGAATGATGTAACTATTAATGTTGACCTAGAGCCGATCAATGAAATCATTACAGAAAGAGAAGTTAAATTAAATAACATCTACTTTGCTTTCAATAAAAGTAACATCACCCAACAAGGTGCATTAGAGTTAGATAAATTGGTAAAAATCATGAAAGATTATCCAGAAATGAAAATCTTAGTGAGATCTCACACAGACACAAAAGGCGCTGTAGATTACAACAAAAAATTATCTGAAAGAAGAGCTGAATCAACAGTACAATATCTCATATCCAAAGGTGTTGACAAATCTAGATTATCTTCTGAAGGTGTTGGAAGCAATGAACCTCTTGTTAAGTGCACACCAAATTGCACAGATAGCCAAGATGCTAAAAACAGAAGGTCAGAGTTTTTAATCAAAAAGAACTAAAAATTTAACTAGGAGAAGTTAGTCTAAAACGGTTACATAGTTACTTGTTATAAATACAAATGAAAATAGAAAAATGTGTTATGAGTATTAATATGAAACATTTAATATTTTTTACTTGCTTAGTCTTTTCTGCAATACAGTTATCTGCACAAGAACCTAACGATTGTGTTAATGCTATAACGGTTTGTGGTAACGGTAACTTTATGTCTAATGCTGTTGGTTCTGGTAATGAATTTGAAGTAAATGCCTGTAGTGGCTTTGAGCACAATTCTCTATGGCTAGAAGTAAATATTGTGCAAGCAGGAACCTTAGGGTTTGACCTTATTCCTAACGATCCAGATATTAATGTAGATTACGATTTTTGGGTATATGGTCCTAATGTTAATTGTGGCACACTTGGCAACCCAATTAGATGCGCTACAACAAATCCAAACCAGGCTGGTCTTCCAAACAATCACACAGGAATTAACGGAAGTACAACATTAACGCAAACAGGTCCCGGAGCTAATGGAAACGGATATGTGTATTGGCTTAATGTAAATGTAGGCGAATCTTATTTCATTGTTATAGACAGACCTGCAGGTGATGGCGGTTTTGAATTACAATGGACAGGAACTGCCAACGAAGGTACAGGTGCATTTCCATCGCAACCAAATATAAACGAAATTGACGACGTTGTACAATGTAGCAGCACACAAGATTTAGCTGTTTTTGATTTAAACGGTCTTAGTAATTCAATTAATTCTGAAGCTGGTACCACAGTTGAATATTTTGCAAGTTTAGCAGATGCTGTTGATAATATTAATCAGTTGCCAGGTATTTATGCCAATGCTTCAAATCCTCAGACTATTTATGCAAAAGCAACAAATGGTTCAACAGATTGCTATAATATCACCGAATTCGATTTGGTTGTTTCTCCAATTCCAGAAGCTACAATGGCGGTTTCAGATACCGAAATCTGTGAAGGAGATTCTATAAATTTCACATTTACCGGAACACCAAATGCTACTGTAAATTATAACATCGATGGTGGTACAACTCAGCAAATTACATTAGATGCTTCTGGCACAGCAATCTTAACAGAGACACCAACAGTAGACATTACGGTTAGTTTAGAAAATGCTCAAGTTTTAGCAGCCGACGGAACCATTGTTTGCTCTCAATTAGAAACCGATTCAGAAACTGTAACTGTTGTTTCATTGAACGCTCCAACTGTAATTAATAATTCCCCAATATGTGAAGGCGAAGATGGTGAACTTCAGTTTTCTGGTGATGCAAACACCGAAATCACCTATACTGTTGATGGTGGAGCCAATCAAAATTTAACGTTAGATGCTACAGGAAATTTCACGTTAACCTTAGCTAACTTAACAGCAACAACTATTATTGATATTATTTCGGTAACCAGTCCAAGCGCAGCCAGCTGTGTGTTAAATATAAATTCTACTGAAACCATTACGGTAAATCCGTTACCAACAGTAATTGACCCAAATCCACTTTTGGCTTGTAACAATGGTACTAATCCTAATTCCGCAACGTTTGATTTAGATGCCCAAAGCGCTACAATTTCAAATAACGAAGCAAATGTTACAGTAACGTATTATGAAACACAATTAGAAGCCGAAACTGGAAATACAGGAGACGCTCTAGTATCTCCTTACGATAGCACTTCGGCAAACCAAACGGTATTTGTTCGTGTTGAAACCGATTTGGGCTGTGTAGACTACACCACACTAAATCTGCAAGTTATTGATGCTCCAATTGCCAATACACCAATGGCTCTTCAATCTTGTGATGCCGCTAACCAAGGTATTGGAACTTTTAATCTTACAGATGCTGAGGCAGAAATTATAGCAGGAAACACACAAGCAATAACAGTTACTTATTACGTACTTGAAACTGAGGCTATAGCTGGAACTCCACAAATTGCAGACCCAACCTTGTTCACAAATACTACAGCTTATAACCAGACGGTGTATGCTCGTGTAGATTCTGATGCCACCGACTGTTTTACTATAGCTCCTATAGCTCTCGAAGTTTTTGACACGCCAACCGTTGCTACTGTACAACCTCTAGATGAATGTGATGATGCTAGCAATGATGGTATTGCCCAATTCAATTTAGATACGCAAACTCCATTACTTTTAGATGGCGCAACAGATATTACAATAACATATCACGCTTCTTTAACAGATGCTGAGGGTAATATAAGTCCGTTAGCAAGTCCTTACACCAATACAGACATTCAGCAACAAACCATTTATGTTAGAGCCGAAAATGATTTTAATACAGATTGTTATTCCATTTCATCCTTCAATATAATTGTAACTCCAGTTCCTACTATTATAGACCCAACACCTTTAGAGGTTTGTGACGACGGTACTCCAGATGGTATTACAAGTATAGATTTAACATTAAAAAATGAAGAAATAACAGCCAGTAATCCCAACTATAGCGTGAGCTATCATATCGATTTAAACGATGCCAACAATGATGCAAATCCTTTAGCTATTCCATATACTAATACTGTAAACGGACAAGTTGTAGTTGTAAGAGTTGAAGATATTAATACCGGATGTTATAACACAACCACCTTAGAACTGATTGTAGAGCAAGCACCTTCTGCCAATACACCAACACCATTAGAATATTGTGACGAAGACAGTGATGGCTTTGGTGTTTTTGACTTAACCAGTAAAGATCTTGAAATTACAGGTGGTGATCCAACACTTACCGTAAGCTATCACGACACTATGGCGAATGCGTCTAATAATGTAGATGCTTTAGTAAGCCCATATAATAACATTATGGCTAATACGCAAACGGTTTATGCAAGGGTTGAAAGTTCAACAATTGCAACCAATTGCGAAACTATTGTTGAATTGAATTTAATCGTAAATCCAACACCTCAACTAGGTGCTGTACCTACTCCACTGGTAGTTTGCGACGATGCTTCTGGAGATGGTTTTGCACAATTTGATTTACCTAGCAAAGAAACAGAAATTCTTCAAAATTTAGCTGATCCAACTTTATATACAGTTTCATATTATATATCTGAAAGTGATGCTGAAGCCGGAACCAATTCAATAGTAAACCCAAACAATTTTACTAATATAAACAGCTATACCCAAATCATTTGGGTACGTGTAGAAGATGTTAATTCTGGATGTTATAAGTTGACAACGCTAGAGTTGATTGTTAATCAATTACCTGTCTTAACGCAACCTTCACCTTTAAATTTATGTGACGAAAACAATTCAGGTGATGAAATTGAAACTTTCAATCTTGAAGATACTTCTAATGAAATATTAAATGGACAGACTGGAATTAGCCTTACTTACCACCTAACACAATTAGATGCAGATAATGGAGACAATCCAATAACAAGTCCTTATACTAACATTGTTAATCCGCAAAACATTTTTGTAAGAGCTACTAACGAGTCAGGTTGTGTAAGTACAATAACTATGTTAATTAGAGTAAACCCAATACCATCGCCTACTCCACCAACAAATCTTGAGGTTTGTGATGATGATAATGACGGTTTTACCAGTTTCAATCTAGAAGATAGAACACTAGAAATTATTGGTGGAGAGCTAAACACCCAGGTCACCTACCACGAAACCCTTGGCGATGCTGATTCTGGAATAAACCCGCTAGTTAGTCCTTACACCAATATTTCTATAAATAGCCAGACCATATATATTAGGCTCACCAATACTTTAACAGGTTGTTATAACGCTTCAGAAACCTTAACTATTTCTGTTTTAGCAATTCCTGAAATTCCTTCGGCTTTAGAAGATATTACCATCTGCGACACTGACAACAATGGATTTTCAGCTTTCGATTTAACCCTTCAAAATACTGAAATTTTAGGTACTCAAACTAATGTAGCGTTAACTTACCATGTCTCTGAGGTAGATGCCGAATCTGGTAATAATCCTACATCAAATCCGCAAAATTTTACAAATACAAGCAACCCTCAAACAATCTATGTAAGATTAGCAAGTACGATTAACGATTGTTATGCTACAGGCGAATTTAACATTAGTGTAGAGTTACCTCCTGTTGCGATATCTCCCACTCCATTAGAGCTTTGTGATGATGAGATAGATGATGAAGTAACGGTTTTTAATCTCACAGATAAAAACGCTGAAATAACAGGTGGAAATAATAGTTACGAAGTAAGTTATTACGAAACTCAAGAGGAGGCAGAAATGCAAACCAATGCTATTAATGCCGAAGCTTACACTAACACTTCTGTTAATGGAGCTGCAGCAAATCCGCAAACAATATATGCTGTTGTTACAGATACAGATACTGGCTGTGTAGATTACACAACGCTAACACTAAGGGTTTTACCCAACCCAACACCAACAGAAAACTTACCTCGTATTGAGTTATGCGACGATAATAATTCTGGTGACAACACGGAGCTATTTGATTTAACTACACACGAATTATTATTACTCAATGGCGAAAATGGTGTATCACCGACTTATCACATTTCAAATGAAGATGCTGAAAACGGGTTAGCAGCTATAGCAGACCCAACCATGTATAGCAACATTAGCTCTCCTCAAACTATTTATGTTAGGGTTACTAATGATACAACGGGCTGCTATACCATCGTAAATTTTGAAATTGAAGTATTGCCACTTCCGGAGATAAGCGCCATTACAGATTTTATTGTTTGTGAGGTAAATTCAGACAACATTTACAACTTTGATTTAGCATCAAAGAATGACGAAATCTTAAACGGTCTTGATGCCACATTATACGAAGTAACCTATCATATTTCGCAAGAAGATGCCGACAATATTGAAAATGCACTTGTAAGTCCATACACCAATATTAGTAATCCGCAACAAATATTTGTAGCGCTAACAAATACTCAAACAGGTTGCTCTGTAAGTTCAGCTAGTTTTAATATCGAAGTTCAAGAAGGAGCTCTTGCCAATAGTGATGGTGAAGATTTAACTTATCAGATTTGTGATGATGAAATGGATAATGACAATGTTGACACAAACAATACAGCTACGTTTGATTTAACAACTTTAAACGAAGAAGTTTTAGATGGTCAAGATCCTAATAATTACATTGTAAGCTACTATCTTAATGAAACTGATGCTGAATTAGCGATAAACCCTTTATCTACAGATTATGAAAACATTGCTAATCCACAAACAATTTGGATAAGAGTAGACAACAACACTCTAGATACGGCTGGTAACGACACCTCTATTTGCTATGATGTAACTTCCGCTACTATAGAAGTAAACTCTTTACCTCGTGTAAGTCTAGATGATGAATATATACTCTGTATAAACACCAATGGTAGCGAAATTATTGATTCGCCTATTTTAGATTCTGGATTAAGCACACCAGACTATGCTTTTGTCTGGTATCAAGACGGTATTGAAATACAAGGCGCTAATGAAGGACAATATCTTCCATCGCAAGGAGGCATTTATAGTGTTATTGCAACAAATAGCAACACGCAATGTGAATCATTTGAAGTTAGCACAACCGTAACCATTAGCGAACCACCAATAGTTGAAGCTAATATTACATCTGATGCATTTTCAAATTCTAATAGTATTGAAGTGACTGTAACCGGAAGCGGTATCTATGAATATAGTCTAGATGGTGATTCTTGGCAAGACTCTTCAACCTTTTCAGATGTTTCTATAGGCGAACACACTATTACCGTTAGAGATAAATTTGGCTGTGGTGAAAGCTATGATATAGTAACCGTAATGGGTTATCCTAAATACTTTACACCTAATGGAGATGGTATTCATGATACATGGAATATAACCATAATAGAAAACCAAGACGCACTAATCTCTATCTTTGATAGGTATGGCAAATTATTAAAACAAATCAGTGCTAATAGTGCTGGATGGAATGGTACATATAATGGCAACCTTATGCCATCTAGCGATTATTGGTTTGTTGTAGAGTATAACGAGCCAAGTTCAGGCGAGAGAAAAGAGTTTAGGGCACATTTTGCTTTAAAGAGATAACTGCTTTATTTTGTTTTTTATCCTATAACCACCTTTATCACAGACTTTCTATAATATATTTACTTTAGGCAAGTACCTTTTTTACACATTTTTTAATATCATTGTTAAAAGATTAATTTACAAGTGAAAGTACTCAAGTTTGGAGGCACTTCAGTTGCCAATGCCGAAAACATATCAAAGGTCATTAAGATTCTAGAAAACGAATCTAAAAAATATGAAATCGCTGTTGTAGTGTCAGCTCTTGGTGGTACAACAGACATGCTAATTGAAGCTGGTGAGCTTGCTACAGCTAAAGACGAAAACTACTTAGAGGTTTTTCAACAAATTGCAGATCGTCACAATAATGTTGTCGAAGGATTAATTAAAGGACAAAAAAAGCAAACCGTTCTAAAACAAGTCAATTCAAAGCTTGAAGAGTTAAAACAAATTCTTCAAGGCATTTACCTTATCAACGAGTTTTCTAACAAAACCATTGATAAAATTGTAAGTTTTGGAGAGCTTTTATCATCTTATATTATTTCTGAAGCCTTAGAACAAACTCTTCAAAATTCATCCTTAAAAGATAGCAGAGAACTCATTTTAACAGATTCTACATTTACAAATGCTATTGTAAAAACAAAGGAAACCTCAACTAACATTTCAACGTTTTTTAAAAAGAACAAAGACAAAGTTGTTTTGTTACCTGGTTTTGTTTCCAGAAACAAAAACAACGACACCACAACATTAGGAAGAGGTGGTTCAGATTACACGGCAGCATTAATTGCTTCAGCTTTAAAAGCAGACGTTTTAGAAATATGGACTGATGTTAGCGGCATGTATACAGCCAACCCAAAATTGGTAAAGCAAGCTTTTCCTATTACAGAGATTTCGTATCAGGAAGCCATGGAACTATCGCATTTTGGCGCTAAGGTATTGTATCCACCAACGGTTCAACCTGCTTTGCAAAAGAATATTCCTATTCACATAAAAAATACGTTTGCACCAACTGACAAAGGCACTTTTATTACCAAAAAAAGTAAAGACAAAAAAGAACCTGTAAAAGGCATAAGTCATATTGAAAATATTGCCCTACTAACATTAGAAGGCAATGGCATGATTGGTGTTCCCGGCTTTTCTAAGCGTTTGTTTTCTGCATTATCGAGAAGTAATATTAATGTAGTTTTAATTACTCAAGCTTCTTCAGAACACTCTATATGTGTAGGTGTTTACAGTGCTGATGCAAAAAAAGCAAAACAAATAGTTGACGAAGAATTTGTTTATGAAATCTCAAAAAAGAAAATAAAACCTCTGCTGGTTGAAGATGGTTTGGCTATTGTTGCCGTTGTTGGTGACAATATGAAAAACCATCAAGGCATTAGCGGCAGAATGTTTAGAGCATTGGGTAAAAACAATGTCAACGTAAGAGCTATAGCACAAGGAGCTTCAGAGCGAAATATCTCAGCGGTTATTTCTAACAAAGACATTAAAAAAGCACTTACGGCACTTCATAACCGCTTTTTTGAAAAGCAAATCAAAACCCTCAACTTATTTATTGTTGGCGTTGGTAATGTTGGTGCTATTTTATTAAATCAAATAAACAAACAACAAAGCTACCTGAACGAAAATCTATTGCTTAATGTCAAAGTTGTTGGCATTAGTAATTCTAAAAAAATGATTTTTGATGAGGAAGGAATTGATCTCAACTCTTGGAACGAACAGTTGAAAAAAGGAAAAAAACGATCTCACACATCTTTTTTTGATACCGTTAAAGAATTCAACCTTAGCAATAGCATTTTTGTAGATGTAACCGCAAACGAAGAAGTTGCAAAAACATACAAAGACTACTTAAAAGAAAGTATTTCGGTAATTGCCTGTAATAAAATTGCTTGTTCTTCTAAATATTCCGACTATCAAGAGTTAAAAGATTTATCGAGAAAATACAATGCTTCGTTTTTATTCGAAACTAATGTTGGCGCAGGATTACCAGTCATAAACACACTTAATAATTTAATAAATTCAGGAGATAAGATTACTTCAATTCAAGCCGTTTTATCTGGAAGTCTGAATTTTATTTTCAATAATTTTGATGACAACAGCAGTTTTCATGACATCGTGAAACAAGCCCAAGAAGAAGGTTACACAGAACCAGACTCAAGAATAGATTTAAGTGGTGTTGATGTGGCTAGAAAAATCTTAATTCTTGCTAGGGAAGCAGGTTTTAAACTCGATTTAAAAGACATTAAAAATCAATCGTTTTTACCAAAAGAAAGTCTAAAAGCAAAAACAGTCTATGATTTTTACAACACCTTAAAAACTGAAGCTTCGCATTTTAGCAAACTATACAATTCTGCCAAAAACAATGACTGTCAACTAAAATATGTTGCCGAGTTTAACAACGGTAAAGCTCGTGTAGGACTAAAAGAAATTAACAAAGAACATCCTTTTT from Winogradskyella sp. MH6 includes these protein-coding regions:
- a CDS encoding PorP/SprF family type IX secretion system membrane protein: MKKLYITISIAIAFITSSKAQQDPQYTQYMYNMNVVNPAYAGSKENLAIGLLYRTQWININDAPKTGTLSVHSPIGKNVGLGLSVISDKIGPVEENNIYADFSYTLNLGGEHRLAFGLKAGVTLQNIGFFSDIGNGFVNDSNDEAFSEDVSNANLNIGSGLFYYTDNYYVSFSIPNMLKNTFLDISNNGQQYTYGSEVLHYFLSAGYVFNLSENTKFKPSFLMKSAFEAPTSLDVSANFLLYNKFEIGATYRLDDSIGAMANFAVSPSIRVGYAYDHITSELSGATSSSHEVMLLFDLNFPKKVSISPRFF
- a CDS encoding OmpA family protein, with the translated sequence MKNIISLFCLLLITSISLGQNKKTEKADKLYNSYQYVDAIEEYLKLSGDKGISTYISTQLADSYYNIYNIEEAAKWYKTALEKQPSAETYYKYAQVLKSQGKYKLANKQMDEFAKLLPDDERAKNYLKNPNYIPQLVEKDKLFNIEETSINDDKQSDFGAVLSNDNILYFVSTRKSSKKQDLWTKQSYLDIYKSIRNEDGTLSTPEEVAELNTMYHDGPLTISKDGKTMYFSRDGHSMGTYKKIKNNKVKLAQQGIYRATLIDGKWENITALPINSNDYTVSHPSLSPDGKTLYFASNMPGGQGDTDIWKISIDGSNYGKPVNLGDNVNTSGKEGFPFIAEDDILYFASSGRQGFGGFDIFKCDLKNNTKAENLGNGINTKSDDFSFSVNSLNKIGYFSSNRSGSDNIYLAIPICQFETLITVKDRITNAFVKNAEITILDSQNREIATQKSDKNGKTDFNVSCEDSYSISVSKKGYNDIIIPVEESEGNDVTINVDLEPINEIITEREVKLNNIYFAFNKSNITQQGALELDKLVKIMKDYPEMKILVRSHTDTKGAVDYNKKLSERRAESTVQYLISKGVDKSRLSSEGVGSNEPLVKCTPNCTDSQDAKNRRSEFLIKKN
- a CDS encoding T9SS type B sorting domain-containing protein, translating into MKHLIFFTCLVFSAIQLSAQEPNDCVNAITVCGNGNFMSNAVGSGNEFEVNACSGFEHNSLWLEVNIVQAGTLGFDLIPNDPDINVDYDFWVYGPNVNCGTLGNPIRCATTNPNQAGLPNNHTGINGSTTLTQTGPGANGNGYVYWLNVNVGESYFIVIDRPAGDGGFELQWTGTANEGTGAFPSQPNINEIDDVVQCSSTQDLAVFDLNGLSNSINSEAGTTVEYFASLADAVDNINQLPGIYANASNPQTIYAKATNGSTDCYNITEFDLVVSPIPEATMAVSDTEICEGDSINFTFTGTPNATVNYNIDGGTTQQITLDASGTAILTETPTVDITVSLENAQVLAADGTIVCSQLETDSETVTVVSLNAPTVINNSPICEGEDGELQFSGDANTEITYTVDGGANQNLTLDATGNFTLTLANLTATTIIDIISVTSPSAASCVLNINSTETITVNPLPTVIDPNPLLACNNGTNPNSATFDLDAQSATISNNEANVTVTYYETQLEAETGNTGDALVSPYDSTSANQTVFVRVETDLGCVDYTTLNLQVIDAPIANTPMALQSCDAANQGIGTFNLTDAEAEIIAGNTQAITVTYYVLETEAIAGTPQIADPTLFTNTTAYNQTVYARVDSDATDCFTIAPIALEVFDTPTVATVQPLDECDDASNDGIAQFNLDTQTPLLLDGATDITITYHASLTDAEGNISPLASPYTNTDIQQQTIYVRAENDFNTDCYSISSFNIIVTPVPTIIDPTPLEVCDDGTPDGITSIDLTLKNEEITASNPNYSVSYHIDLNDANNDANPLAIPYTNTVNGQVVVVRVEDINTGCYNTTTLELIVEQAPSANTPTPLEYCDEDSDGFGVFDLTSKDLEITGGDPTLTVSYHDTMANASNNVDALVSPYNNIMANTQTVYARVESSTIATNCETIVELNLIVNPTPQLGAVPTPLVVCDDASGDGFAQFDLPSKETEILQNLADPTLYTVSYYISESDAEAGTNSIVNPNNFTNINSYTQIIWVRVEDVNSGCYKLTTLELIVNQLPVLTQPSPLNLCDENNSGDEIETFNLEDTSNEILNGQTGISLTYHLTQLDADNGDNPITSPYTNIVNPQNIFVRATNESGCVSTITMLIRVNPIPSPTPPTNLEVCDDDNDGFTSFNLEDRTLEIIGGELNTQVTYHETLGDADSGINPLVSPYTNISINSQTIYIRLTNTLTGCYNASETLTISVLAIPEIPSALEDITICDTDNNGFSAFDLTLQNTEILGTQTNVALTYHVSEVDAESGNNPTSNPQNFTNTSNPQTIYVRLASTINDCYATGEFNISVELPPVAISPTPLELCDDEIDDEVTVFNLTDKNAEITGGNNSYEVSYYETQEEAEMQTNAINAEAYTNTSVNGAAANPQTIYAVVTDTDTGCVDYTTLTLRVLPNPTPTENLPRIELCDDNNSGDNTELFDLTTHELLLLNGENGVSPTYHISNEDAENGLAAIADPTMYSNISSPQTIYVRVTNDTTGCYTIVNFEIEVLPLPEISAITDFIVCEVNSDNIYNFDLASKNDEILNGLDATLYEVTYHISQEDADNIENALVSPYTNISNPQQIFVALTNTQTGCSVSSASFNIEVQEGALANSDGEDLTYQICDDEMDNDNVDTNNTATFDLTTLNEEVLDGQDPNNYIVSYYLNETDAELAINPLSTDYENIANPQTIWIRVDNNTLDTAGNDTSICYDVTSATIEVNSLPRVSLDDEYILCINTNGSEIIDSPILDSGLSTPDYAFVWYQDGIEIQGANEGQYLPSQGGIYSVIATNSNTQCESFEVSTTVTISEPPIVEANITSDAFSNSNSIEVTVTGSGIYEYSLDGDSWQDSSTFSDVSIGEHTITVRDKFGCGESYDIVTVMGYPKYFTPNGDGIHDTWNITIIENQDALISIFDRYGKLLKQISANSAGWNGTYNGNLMPSSDYWFVVEYNEPSSGERKEFRAHFALKR
- the thrA gene encoding bifunctional aspartate kinase/homoserine dehydrogenase I; amino-acid sequence: MKVLKFGGTSVANAENISKVIKILENESKKYEIAVVVSALGGTTDMLIEAGELATAKDENYLEVFQQIADRHNNVVEGLIKGQKKQTVLKQVNSKLEELKQILQGIYLINEFSNKTIDKIVSFGELLSSYIISEALEQTLQNSSLKDSRELILTDSTFTNAIVKTKETSTNISTFFKKNKDKVVLLPGFVSRNKNNDTTTLGRGGSDYTAALIASALKADVLEIWTDVSGMYTANPKLVKQAFPITEISYQEAMELSHFGAKVLYPPTVQPALQKNIPIHIKNTFAPTDKGTFITKKSKDKKEPVKGISHIENIALLTLEGNGMIGVPGFSKRLFSALSRSNINVVLITQASSEHSICVGVYSADAKKAKQIVDEEFVYEISKKKIKPLLVEDGLAIVAVVGDNMKNHQGISGRMFRALGKNNVNVRAIAQGASERNISAVISNKDIKKALTALHNRFFEKQIKTLNLFIVGVGNVGAILLNQINKQQSYLNENLLLNVKVVGISNSKKMIFDEEGIDLNSWNEQLKKGKKRSHTSFFDTVKEFNLSNSIFVDVTANEEVAKTYKDYLKESISVIACNKIACSSKYSDYQELKDLSRKYNASFLFETNVGAGLPVINTLNNLINSGDKITSIQAVLSGSLNFIFNNFDDNSSFHDIVKQAQEEGYTEPDSRIDLSGVDVARKILILAREAGFKLDLKDIKNQSFLPKESLKAKTVYDFYNTLKTEASHFSKLYNSAKNNDCQLKYVAEFNNGKARVGLKEINKEHPFYNLKGKDNIVLFFTERYIEQPLIIKGAGAGAEVTASGLFGDIITLGRN